From Rhodococcus antarcticus, the proteins below share one genomic window:
- the paaC gene encoding 1,2-phenylacetyl-CoA epoxidase subunit PaaC, with translation MTDHSSVYDGLTGGDDSQWAFGTDFEDPLAGVDTTIGDGVDAAVLGQYCLMLGDDALVYAHRLSGWASNAPDLEEDIALANVALDLLGQARLLLARAAAADPSLVPGLPEGSPVPPEDALAFFRDEMAFRNVRLVEPPNGDFAVSTVRLLVFSTYRLALMQRLATSNDPVLSAIAVKGIKELRYHRDYAGRWFLTLAKGTEESRRRLLAGMDLVWPLKDELFTATAVERAAAEQGVGVDPATLADEVAVLLEQVLTVSGVDRPDVPRTGAVNGGTGRHGRHTEEMGRLLAEMQVVARAHPMGRW, from the coding sequence ATGACGGACCACAGCTCGGTCTACGACGGCCTCACCGGCGGGGATGACTCCCAGTGGGCGTTCGGCACCGACTTCGAGGACCCGCTGGCCGGGGTGGACACCACGATCGGCGACGGGGTCGACGCCGCGGTGCTGGGGCAGTACTGCCTGATGCTCGGTGACGACGCCCTCGTCTACGCCCACCGCCTGTCCGGGTGGGCGAGCAACGCGCCCGACCTCGAGGAGGACATCGCGCTGGCGAACGTCGCACTGGACCTGCTCGGGCAGGCCCGGCTGCTGCTCGCCAGGGCGGCAGCGGCCGACCCGTCGCTGGTACCCGGGCTGCCCGAGGGTTCGCCCGTGCCGCCGGAGGACGCCCTCGCCTTCTTCCGGGACGAGATGGCCTTCCGCAACGTGCGCCTCGTCGAGCCGCCGAACGGCGACTTCGCCGTCAGCACGGTGCGCCTGCTCGTCTTCTCCACCTACCGCCTCGCGCTGATGCAGCGCCTGGCCACGAGCAACGATCCCGTGCTGTCGGCCATCGCGGTCAAGGGGATCAAGGAGCTGCGCTACCACCGGGACTACGCCGGGCGGTGGTTCCTCACCCTGGCCAAGGGCACCGAGGAGTCCCGTCGTCGGCTGCTGGCCGGGATGGACCTGGTGTGGCCGCTGAAGGACGAGCTGTTCACCGCCACCGCCGTGGAACGTGCCGCGGCCGAGCAGGGGGTCGGGGTGGACCCGGCGACCCTCGCCGACGAGGTGGCCGTGCTGCTCGAGCAGGTCCTCACCGTCAGCGGGGTGGACCGACCCGACGTCCCGCGGACCGGGGCGGTCAACGGCGGTACCGGCCGGCACGGGCGGCACACCGAGGAGATGGGTCGGCTGCTGGCCGAGATGCAGGTGGTGGCCCGCGCCCACCCGATGGGGCGGTGGTGA
- the paaB gene encoding 1,2-phenylacetyl-CoA epoxidase subunit PaaB, with protein sequence MAGVPTGLGEQPDGEWPLYEIFVRGKRGLNHVHVGSLHAADDEMALRHARDVYTRRNEGVSIWAVRSDDVAASSPDEKDPLFAPAGDKVYRHPTFYSIPDDVPHM encoded by the coding sequence CTGGCCGGTGTGCCGACCGGTCTCGGCGAGCAGCCGGACGGGGAGTGGCCGCTCTACGAGATCTTCGTGCGCGGCAAGCGGGGCCTGAACCACGTGCACGTCGGGTCGCTGCACGCCGCAGACGACGAGATGGCGCTGCGGCACGCCCGCGACGTCTACACCCGCCGCAACGAGGGCGTGAGCATCTGGGCGGTGCGGTCGGACGACGTGGCGGCCTCCAGCCCGGACGAGAAGGACCCGCTGTTCGCCCCCGCCGGGGACAAGGTCTACCGGCACCCCACCTTCTACTCGATCCCTGACGACGTCCCGCACATGTGA
- a CDS encoding TetR/AcrR family transcriptional regulator — MLRRAIDLFNTKGYDATSIGDLAKELGLTKSAIYHHVASKEALLSAALDEALDGLTTAVRTATSAAPGTSALQRLRTATEESVQILLDHLPAVTLLLRVRGNSAVELEALTRRRLIGDELATLVRAAVDEGSLRADIPPEVISRLLFGTVNSLVEWYRPGGPVDPTLLARWVTGVVFDGLGRPDGPATVGGT, encoded by the coding sequence GTGCTGAGACGTGCGATCGACCTGTTCAACACGAAGGGCTACGACGCCACCAGCATCGGGGACCTCGCGAAGGAGCTCGGGCTGACCAAGTCGGCCATCTACCACCACGTCGCGAGCAAGGAGGCGCTGCTGTCGGCGGCGCTGGACGAGGCGCTGGACGGGCTCACGACGGCCGTGCGCACGGCCACGAGCGCGGCCCCCGGCACGAGCGCGCTCCAGCGTCTGCGCACCGCCACCGAGGAGTCCGTCCAGATCCTGCTCGACCACCTCCCCGCCGTCACGCTGCTGCTGCGGGTGCGGGGCAACAGCGCGGTGGAGCTCGAGGCCCTGACCCGTCGGCGGCTCATCGGCGACGAGCTCGCGACGCTCGTGCGGGCCGCGGTCGACGAGGGCTCGCTGCGGGCCGACATCCCCCCCGAGGTCATCAGCAGGCTGCTCTTCGGCACGGTCAACTCGCTGGTCGAGTGGTACCGCCCCGGTGGACCGGTGGACCCGACGCTGCTGGCCCGGTGGGTGACGGGCGTGGTCTTCGACGGCCTCGGCCGCCCGGACGGTCCCGCCACGGTGGGCGGGACCTGA
- the paaA gene encoding 1,2-phenylacetyl-CoA epoxidase subunit PaaA, producing the protein MTVLPPAPPVDESELLAGFDATIARNDRIEPRDWMPERYRSTLVRQIAQHAHSEIIGMQPEGSWIARAPSLRRKATLLAKVQDEAGHGLYLYSACETLGVSRQELTEKLVAGTQKYSSIFNYPTLSYADVGTIGWLVDGAAICNQVPLCRTSFGPYGRAMIRVCKEESFHQRQGFELLSTMMRGTDAQRAMVQESVDRFWWPALMMFGPPDADSPNTEQSMAWGIKRDTNDELRQKFVDMSVPQAAALGVTLPDPGLVWNESKGGHDFGQPDWDEFYAVVKGSGPCNAQRTAHRRRAHEEGAWVRDAATAFARSQQEVS; encoded by the coding sequence ATGACGGTGCTGCCCCCGGCGCCCCCGGTGGACGAGTCCGAGCTCCTCGCGGGCTTCGACGCCACGATCGCGCGCAACGACCGGATCGAGCCGCGCGACTGGATGCCGGAGCGGTACCGCTCCACCCTCGTGCGCCAGATCGCCCAGCACGCGCACTCGGAGATCATCGGCATGCAGCCGGAGGGCAGCTGGATCGCCCGCGCGCCGTCGCTGCGCCGCAAGGCGACCCTGCTGGCCAAGGTCCAGGACGAGGCCGGTCACGGGCTCTACCTGTACTCCGCGTGCGAGACCCTCGGCGTCTCGCGCCAGGAGCTCACCGAGAAGCTGGTCGCGGGCACGCAGAAGTACTCCTCGATCTTCAACTACCCCACCCTGTCCTACGCCGACGTGGGCACCATCGGCTGGCTCGTCGACGGCGCCGCCATCTGCAACCAGGTCCCGTTGTGCCGCACGTCCTTCGGTCCGTACGGACGCGCCATGATCCGGGTGTGCAAGGAGGAGTCGTTCCACCAGCGGCAGGGCTTCGAGCTCCTGTCCACGATGATGCGCGGCACCGACGCCCAGCGCGCCATGGTGCAGGAGTCGGTGGACCGATTCTGGTGGCCCGCCCTGATGATGTTCGGCCCGCCGGACGCGGACTCCCCGAACACCGAGCAGTCGATGGCCTGGGGCATCAAGCGCGACACCAACGACGAGCTGCGGCAGAAGTTCGTGGACATGTCCGTCCCGCAGGCCGCGGCCCTGGGCGTGACGCTGCCGGACCCGGGCCTGGTGTGGAACGAGAGCAAGGGTGGGCACGACTTCGGCCAGCCCGACTGGGACGAGTTCTACGCCGTGGTCAAGGGCTCCGGACCGTGCAACGCCCAGCGCACCGCGCACCGGCGGCGGGCGCACGAGGAGGGCGCGTGGGTCCGGGACGCCGCGACGGCCTTCGCCCGCTCCCAGCAGGAGGTGTCGTGA
- the paaE gene encoding 1,2-phenylacetyl-CoA epoxidase subunit PaaE — translation MSVTSPRSAFHELRVAAVERLTEDSAAVTFDVPADLASTFDFQAGQSLTLRRTVDGQDHRRSYSICAPAGSPPRVGVREIPDGLFSSWLVRGLSVGDVVEAQPPAGTFRADPTQAGRHLCIAAGSGITPMLSIATTVLTNPASSVTLIYGNRTVRSVMFAEELADLKNRYGPRLDLVHVLSREPRDVELFSGRLDADRLRRLLTTLVPVRSVDHVWLCGPFGLVNAARDVLSELEVSADKVHVELFYVDEPPPEVVRRDDVVDGDVSQVTIVLDGQTTTVAAPKELSILDGAARTRNDLPFACKGGVCGTCRAHLVSGEVDMRRNYALDDDEVARGYVLTCQSFPVSDTATVDFDA, via the coding sequence CTGAGCGTGACCTCACCCCGATCGGCGTTCCACGAGCTGCGCGTCGCCGCCGTCGAGCGGCTCACCGAGGACTCGGCCGCGGTGACCTTCGACGTGCCCGCGGACCTCGCGTCCACCTTCGACTTCCAGGCCGGGCAGTCCCTCACGCTGCGCCGCACCGTCGACGGGCAGGACCACCGCCGCTCGTACTCCATCTGCGCCCCGGCGGGGTCCCCGCCGCGGGTGGGCGTCCGGGAGATCCCCGACGGGCTGTTCTCGAGCTGGCTCGTCCGTGGCCTGTCCGTCGGTGACGTCGTCGAGGCGCAGCCGCCCGCGGGGACCTTCCGGGCCGACCCCACCCAGGCCGGTCGGCACCTCTGCATCGCGGCGGGGTCCGGCATCACCCCGATGCTGTCGATCGCGACCACCGTGCTCACGAACCCCGCGTCCTCGGTGACGCTGATCTACGGCAACCGCACCGTGCGCTCGGTGATGTTCGCCGAGGAGCTCGCGGACCTGAAGAACCGCTACGGGCCCCGCCTGGACCTCGTCCACGTCCTCTCCCGCGAGCCCCGCGACGTCGAGCTGTTCTCCGGTCGGCTCGACGCCGACCGGCTGCGCCGGCTGCTCACCACGCTGGTCCCGGTCCGCAGCGTCGACCACGTGTGGCTGTGCGGACCGTTCGGTCTCGTCAACGCCGCCCGCGACGTCCTCTCCGAGCTGGAGGTCAGCGCCGACAAGGTGCACGTGGAGCTGTTCTACGTCGACGAGCCACCGCCGGAGGTCGTCCGCCGCGACGACGTCGTGGACGGTGACGTCAGCCAGGTGACCATCGTCCTGGACGGCCAGACGACCACCGTGGCGGCCCCCAAGGAGCTGTCCATCCTCGACGGTGCGGCCAGGACGAGGAACGACCTGCCGTTCGCCTGCAAGGGCGGCGTGTGCGGGACCTGCCGTGCCCACCTGGTCTCCGGCGAGGTCGACATGCGTCGCAACTACGCCCTCGACGACGACGAGGTCGCGCGCGGCTACGTGCTGACGTGCCAGAGCTTCCCGGTCTCCGACACCGCCACGGTCGACTTCGACGCCTGA
- a CDS encoding NADH-quinone oxidoreductase subunit N, with translation MTPGANEAVTTLLPELVLVLAAVVGLLAGSFLPRRRQGLVRAGAVLAVVAAGVLSAVGLARPAELVFSGTYAVDAGLGVLRLVVLAATALTLLLAAEAIGGNRRETEVVVLVLLAALGTIVLAGANDLLVLAAGFLLTSLPLYALTGFTHTRRSTEAALKQYLLGALAGVLMLVGVAVLLGAGGGTDYPTLATGLPAAARITVVLGVVALVAGLLFELGAVPLHFWVPDVTQAASTPVAAFTSTVPKLGAALALYRLLDVPLAGTGQDWSLLVAVIAAASMTLGNLAAFAQDDVRRLLGYSAISQVGYLLMAVAVAGRAELALSSLLLYLAAYAVTNLGAFAVVAALPHARTLADFRGLARTQPWLAGALVVCLLGLVGTPPTAVFAGKLTVFTAAGDGGLGWLVVVAAINTVASLFYYLRWIAPAVRGGGQAPTVDPWARAAAVTAAVSSLALGVLAGPALDLVNGTLAR, from the coding sequence GTGACCCCGGGAGCCAACGAGGCCGTCACCACGCTGCTGCCCGAGCTGGTCCTGGTGTTGGCCGCTGTGGTGGGCCTGCTCGCTGGCTCGTTCCTGCCGCGCCGCCGCCAGGGCCTGGTGCGGGCCGGGGCCGTGCTGGCGGTGGTCGCGGCCGGGGTGCTCTCGGCGGTCGGGCTCGCCCGGCCCGCGGAGCTGGTGTTCAGCGGGACCTACGCGGTGGACGCGGGGCTGGGGGTGCTGCGGCTGGTGGTGCTCGCCGCCACGGCGCTGACCCTGCTGCTCGCCGCCGAGGCGATCGGGGGTAACCGGCGCGAGACCGAGGTGGTCGTGCTGGTCCTGCTGGCCGCGCTGGGCACCATCGTCCTGGCCGGCGCCAACGACCTGCTGGTGCTCGCCGCCGGGTTCCTGCTCACCTCGCTGCCGCTGTACGCGCTCACCGGGTTCACCCACACCCGCCGCAGCACCGAGGCCGCCCTCAAGCAGTACCTGCTCGGTGCGCTCGCGGGTGTGCTCATGCTCGTCGGCGTCGCCGTGCTGCTGGGCGCCGGCGGGGGCACCGACTACCCCACCCTGGCCACCGGGCTCCCCGCCGCCGCGCGGATCACGGTGGTGCTGGGCGTGGTCGCCCTGGTGGCAGGGCTGCTGTTCGAGCTCGGTGCCGTGCCGCTGCACTTCTGGGTGCCCGACGTGACCCAGGCGGCGAGCACACCCGTCGCGGCCTTCACCTCCACGGTTCCCAAGCTCGGCGCCGCGCTCGCGCTCTACCGGCTGCTCGACGTCCCCCTGGCCGGCACGGGTCAGGACTGGTCGCTGCTGGTGGCCGTGATCGCCGCCGCCAGCATGACCCTGGGCAACCTTGCGGCCTTCGCCCAGGACGACGTCCGCCGCCTGCTCGGCTACTCCGCCATCAGCCAGGTCGGCTACCTCCTCATGGCCGTCGCCGTGGCCGGGCGGGCCGAGCTCGCCCTCAGCTCCCTGCTGCTGTACCTCGCGGCGTACGCGGTGACGAACCTCGGGGCCTTTGCCGTGGTCGCCGCCCTGCCGCACGCGCGGACGCTGGCCGACTTCCGCGGTCTCGCCCGCACCCAGCCGTGGCTGGCCGGTGCGCTGGTGGTGTGCCTGCTGGGGCTCGTCGGCACCCCGCCCACCGCGGTGTTCGCCGGCAAGCTCACCGTCTTCACCGCCGCGGGCGACGGCGGGCTGGGCTGGCTCGTGGTCGTCGCCGCCATCAACACCGTGGCCAGCCTGTTCTACTACCTGCGCTGGATCGCGCCGGCGGTGCGCGGCGGGGGCCAGGCACCCACCGTCGACCCGTGGGCCCGCGCCGCAGCGGTCACCGCCGCGGTGTCCTCGCTCGCCCTCGGCGTGCTCGCCGGCCCGGCGCTGGACCTGGTCAACGGCACGCTCGCCCGGTAG
- the paaD gene encoding 1,2-phenylacetyl-CoA epoxidase subunit PaaD, with amino-acid sequence MPMLTLSDLGVLRDVQLEEEAGADAVVVTITPTYSGCPAMATMRDDLVHTLHDNGFTDVRVVVSLHPAWSSDWITEGGRRALLEHGISAPGAAPRHDGPIALNLAPIRRPLTCPRCGGADVALVSEFGPTACKAVYRCTSCLEPFEHVKEI; translated from the coding sequence ATGCCGATGCTCACGCTGAGCGATCTCGGCGTCCTCCGCGACGTCCAGCTCGAGGAGGAGGCCGGAGCCGACGCCGTCGTGGTGACGATCACCCCGACCTACTCGGGCTGTCCCGCCATGGCGACGATGCGCGACGACCTCGTGCACACCCTGCACGACAACGGCTTCACCGACGTCCGGGTCGTGGTCAGCCTGCACCCCGCGTGGTCGAGCGACTGGATCACCGAGGGGGGGCGGCGGGCGCTGCTCGAGCACGGCATCTCCGCGCCGGGCGCGGCGCCCCGGCACGACGGACCGATCGCGCTCAACCTGGCGCCGATCCGCCGCCCGCTGACCTGTCCCCGCTGCGGAGGTGCGGACGTGGCCCTGGTCTCGGAGTTCGGGCCCACCGCCTGCAAGGCCGTCTACCGCTGCACGTCGTGCCTCGAGCCGTTCGAGCACGTGAAGGAGATCTGA